A region of Oscillatoria sp. FACHB-1406 DNA encodes the following proteins:
- a CDS encoding pentapeptide repeat-containing protein encodes MDAGELRQRYEGGETQFRGENLSGTNLTGADLIGIDLERADLSNALLVFAYLSRARLRKATLTGAKLSGANLNQALLSSANLHNADLHGATLQGADLRAADLTLANLQDANLIDADLRGTNLSGATLIGACLRGANLREERRIYYSSLTGAVLCRVDLEGADLKGAELPKVNLSGANLREVQLREANLKKADLRWCDLRGAFLSDANLEGADLRGANLTNAKLERANLADTDLTEATLQGAVMPDVHLNNAKLSEVNLRLARLNRADLSRADLSKANLRDAEMVEAYCARTNFTAANLSGANLIRAELSSANLTWVEWQGATMPDGTVV; translated from the coding sequence ATGGATGCTGGCGAACTCAGACAACGCTATGAAGGGGGAGAAACTCAGTTCCGGGGGGAAAATTTAAGTGGGACGAATCTCACGGGTGCAGATTTAATTGGCATCGATCTCGAACGCGCCGATCTCAGTAACGCACTTTTGGTATTCGCCTATCTCAGTCGCGCTCGCCTGAGAAAAGCCACTTTAACCGGAGCTAAACTAAGCGGTGCAAATCTCAATCAAGCCCTATTGAGCAGTGCAAACCTTCATAACGCCGATTTGCACGGTGCAACGTTGCAAGGAGCCGATTTGCGCGCGGCGGATTTAACCCTAGCTAATCTCCAAGATGCAAACCTAATCGATGCCGATTTGCGCGGTACGAACCTAAGCGGCGCAACTCTGATTGGGGCTTGCTTGCGCGGTGCAAATTTGCGCGAAGAACGACGGATTTATTACAGCAGTTTGACGGGGGCAGTTTTATGTCGTGTCGATCTTGAAGGGGCGGATCTCAAGGGGGCAGAATTGCCAAAAGTGAATCTCAGCGGTGCAAACCTACGGGAAGTTCAGCTTCGAGAGGCAAATCTCAAGAAGGCGGATTTGCGTTGGTGCGATTTGCGGGGCGCTTTTCTCTCCGATGCTAATTTGGAAGGGGCAGATCTGCGAGGCGCAAATTTAACGAATGCAAAGTTGGAGCGCGCGAATTTGGCGGATACGGATTTGACGGAAGCCACGTTACAAGGTGCGGTGATGCCGGATGTGCATTTGAATAATGCCAAGCTGTCGGAAGTTAATCTCCGGTTGGCACGGCTTAATCGCGCCGATTTGAGTCGTGCGGATTTGAGTAAAGCGAATTTGCGGGATGCAGAGATGGTGGAAGCTTACTGCGCTCGCACGAATTTCACCGCAGCCAATTTGAGTGGGGCGAATTTAATCCGAGCCGAGTTGAGTAGTGCGAATTTAACGTGGGTTGAATGGCAGGGGGCGACAATGCCGGATGGAACGGTTGTTTAA
- the dusB gene encoding tRNA dihydrouridine synthase DusB: protein MVHSSLPSHLATPLKIGSITLNSRVFQAPLSGVTDLVFRRLVRRYAPDSMMYAEMVSASELHHLKKLPQVMELDPKESPVSIQLFDCRPDFMGEAACRAIAQGSATIDINMGCPVNKITRRGGGSSLLRQPEVAVAIVREVAKAVEVPVTVKTRIGWSDDEITILDFARRMEDAGAQMITIHGRTRAQGYNGIARWDWIARVKELLSIPVIANGDIFSVEAAARCLAETKADGVMCSRGTLGYPFLVGEIDYFLRTGKQRPEPTVRDRLECAKEHLQGLWDYKGERGVLQARKHMAWYAKGFPGAAELREQLSVLDSVEAGIALLDRAGSPTQDW from the coding sequence TCACCTTGCTACGCCCCTAAAAATTGGCTCTATCACCCTCAATAGCCGCGTTTTTCAGGCTCCGCTTTCCGGGGTGACCGATCTGGTATTTCGGCGCTTGGTACGGCGTTACGCGCCCGATTCGATGATGTACGCCGAGATGGTGAGTGCGAGCGAACTGCACCATTTAAAAAAGTTGCCCCAAGTGATGGAACTAGATCCGAAGGAAAGTCCGGTTAGCATTCAATTGTTCGACTGTCGCCCGGATTTTATGGGGGAGGCGGCTTGCCGTGCGATCGCGCAAGGCTCTGCCACTATAGATATTAATATGGGCTGTCCGGTCAACAAAATTACGCGACGGGGCGGCGGTTCCTCGTTGCTGCGACAACCGGAAGTCGCGGTTGCAATTGTCCGCGAAGTCGCTAAAGCGGTAGAGGTTCCCGTGACGGTGAAAACGCGCATCGGTTGGAGCGATGACGAAATTACCATCCTCGATTTCGCCCGCCGAATGGAGGATGCAGGCGCGCAGATGATAACCATTCACGGACGCACCCGCGCTCAAGGGTACAATGGCATTGCGCGCTGGGATTGGATTGCTCGCGTTAAGGAATTGCTCTCGATTCCGGTTATTGCCAACGGCGATATCTTTTCGGTGGAAGCGGCGGCGCGCTGCTTGGCGGAAACGAAAGCGGATGGGGTGATGTGTTCGCGGGGAACGCTGGGTTATCCGTTTTTAGTGGGGGAAATCGATTATTTTTTGAGAACCGGGAAACAACGCCCAGAACCGACAGTGCGCGATCGCCTCGAATGCGCGAAAGAACACTTACAGGGCTTATGGGACTATAAAGGAGAACGGGGAGTGCTGCAAGCGCGCAAACACATGGCTTGGTATGCCAAAGGGTTCCCCGGAGCGGCAGAATTGCGCGAACAACTTTCGGTTCTCGATAGCGTAGAAGCAGGAATAGCCTTACTCGATCGCGCTGGTTCCCCAACCCAAGATTGGTGA